The genomic window GTTGGTTATATTTTAGTTGAAGCTGAAGAAGTTGAAGATTTTTTGGCCCATGATATATTGCTTCATTTTGATTCCGAATTTGAAGGTACCATTCAATATATTGAGGATGGATTGTTTGTTTTTTATAGCACAAGAGGGACAATGGAGAAGGCTACAAGCTTCTATCAAACATACCCACTTAATCACTATATGAATAATCATCCTCTGATTACGATTAAAATGGGGATTGGATTCGGACTAACGTCAAACGAAGCAAAACGTAATGCGAAAATAGCTTTATCTCATGCAGAAAAGCATCAAAGTAAAAACATCGCTTTTATTGTCACTGATGATGAAAGAATTATTGGACCATTAGGGGAAAAAACAAGCAAGGAATATCAACTAAAAAGTGAAGACAAAAGGATTCAAGAGATGTCAAAAAAAGCTGGAATAAGTGTTGCAAAGTTCAATCATTTCCTTCACTTCATAAACAATCTTCCGGTTAATCGGTTTACAGCCGAAGATATCTCCGAAAACTTTAATGTTACAAGACGAACAGCTGAAAGATTAATGAAAAAGCTGATAGAACAACAATTAGTCATTAAAATTGGTGAAGAACAACTGCACCAGCAGGGAAGACCTAGAGCCATTTATACATTTCGATTAAAATAGTAGTTTAAAAAAGTAGCTCCTTATATTTAATGGAGCTATTTTTTATTAGATTTTTTTTTGAACATTGACAATGATAAATTAATTATTTATATTATTTATAATAGTTTGAAAATTAATACCTTTTTTTTGGTGAAAAGCGACATATTTACGACGAAAAGCAGTAATGGATTTTCTAAAATCTAAAAACTTGAGAAGAGGAAGGTGAAGTTAAGGCAAACTAGTTGAAAAGGTGGAAGGTCCCAAGGCATTCATGTATTTTTATTCTTTTTGCAGTTATCAAGGTTATATCCAGCAGTAAAATTATCACTTTTTTAAAAAGCGACATATTTACGACGAGATTTTATGAGGGATTTAAAACCTATTAAATTAAAAGGAGCGATGTGAATGTCTGTTAATGTGCAAACGAGTGGTCAAAAGGTGCAAAATCCAAAATGGAGGGTTCCGCACGTTTTTGTTATTTTAATTTCTGTTATCATCCTTGCGACTATCAGTACTTATATAGTACCTTCCGGTGAATATGAACGTGTAGAAAACGAACAAGGTAGAACTGTGGTTGTAGATGGCAGCTATAGTACTGTTGAAAGTTCTGCTGCATCCTTTCTTGATATTTTTCAATCTATTCATACAGGTATGGTTAACTCTGCAAGCATTATTTTTTACATTTTTATTGTCGGGGGTTCGTTTGGGATTCTGCGTGCGACTGGAGCGATTGAAGGAGCTGTTCACAGTATTTCAAGCAAAATTCAAGGAAAAGAACAACTTCTCATTCCGGTACTGATGACGTTTTTTGCCCTTGGAGGCGCTATGCTGGGTCTTGCAGAAGAAACGCTTCCTTATATAACGATTATGGTCCCACTCGTTATTATGCTTGGTTTTGATTCAATGGTTGGTGCAGCGGTAGTTTTATTAGGAACATCAGCTGGATTTACTGCTGCTTTTATGAACCCATTTACTGTTGGAGTTGCACAAGGAATCGCTCAACTACCGATATTTTCTGGACTTGGCTTACGAATCATCTTTTTTGTCATCTTTTTAAGTGTCAGTATTTTGTATGTTATGCGATATGCAAGAAAAATTAAAGAAAATCCTGAAAAAAGTCTTGTTTTTCAAGAAAGCAGACAAATATTTAGTTCACTTGAAAAACAGGAAAAAGTGGAGTTTACGGGTCAACATAAAGCTGCATTTATTGTCCTTTTCCTCTCTCTAGTTACATTAGCTTTTGGGGTAAGTAAATATGGTTGGTTTCTTACTGAAATCGCCGGTCTTTTCCTCATTATGGGTATAGCGATTGGTCTAGTTTCAAAAATGTCGTTTAGCCAAATGTCTGAATCATTTATTGAAGGCTGCCAGGTTCTTGTTCTTGGAGCGCTAGTTGTGGGAGTTGCCCATGGCATTCTAGTTGTATTGCAAGATGGAAAAATAATGGATTCGATTTTGTATTCACTCGCAAGTGCAGTTGGGTCGTTGCCATCACAATTATCAGCAATAGGGATGTACTTGGTTCAATGTTTAATCAATTATATTGTTCCCTCTGGAAGTGGTCAGGCGGCTTTAACGATGCCGATTATGGCACCACTAGGTGATTTAGTAGGTGTTACAAGACAAACCGCAGTGTTAGCATTCCAATTTGGGGATGGTATTTCTAATATATTCACACCAACATCCGGCTACTTTATGGCTGGGTTAGCATTGGCAGGGATTTCCTGGATTAAATGGGTAAAATGGATTTGGCCACTCATTTTAATTCATTACACACTTGGTGCAATTTTTGTATCAATCGCTCATCTAATTGGTTATCAGTAAAAACGGAGTTAGACTCATATTTATAAAATAATATGTAACTAAAAATTCAAGCAAGAGTAAAGGGAGAGAGTTAAATGGATTGGTCTGAATTAGAAAGAAAAATGGTTGACTATCGTCGACATTTTCATCAATATCCAGAAGTTTCTCATGAAGAGGTAAAAACACGGGAATTTATTAAACGAGAGTTGATGTTATTAGGTCTAACACCGTTTTCCTTTTCAGGAAAAGATGTTGCTGTCGATTTGCAAGGAACTAAGTCTGGGAAAATGGTTGCGATTCGGGCTGATATGGATGCATTACAAGTTGAAGAAGAAACAGACTTACCTTTTTCTTCAAAGAATAAAGGTGTGATGCATGCGTGTGGTCATGATGGGCATATGGCAATTTTACTTGGGCTTGTACACTTCTTTGTGGAAAATCGTGAGCGTTGGAGTGGTACAATCCGTTTTATTTTCCAACATGCTGAAGAAGCAGTCCCAGGTGGTGCAAATGATATTGTTAAAAATAATGGACTAGAGGGAGTGGAGGCGATTTTTGGTTATCACCTTTGGCAGCCCCTACCTACAGGCACGATCGGTATTCGTAGTGGTCCAGTTATGGCGGGTGCAGATAAATTTAGAATTCGTATATTTGGAAAAGGCGGTCATGGGTCGATGCCAAACGAAACGGTTGATCCAACCCTTCTCGCAGCACAAGCGATTACACAAATTCATACAATCGTAAGCAGGTCGTTACACCCTTTAGATCAAGCTGTTGTAAGCATTGGCGAATTGAAATCAGGATCCACCTATAATGTTATTCCTGATACTGCCTATTTATCGGGAACGGTACGTCAATTTAGCAAAAAAATCTCTAAGCAAATCCATGAAAGACTAGATAAAATTTTAGCTGGAATATGCCTTTCTTATAATGGAAGATATGAACTTGACTATTCTTATGGCGATTCGGCTGTTGTAAATGATGAAGCATTATGTTCTTTAATGAAAGAAAAAGCTGTGGAATTATTTGAAGAAGAAAGAGTTGTAGATATAGATCCTTT from Bacillus sp. F19 includes these protein-coding regions:
- a CDS encoding YfcC family protein, which produces MSVNVQTSGQKVQNPKWRVPHVFVILISVIILATISTYIVPSGEYERVENEQGRTVVVDGSYSTVESSAASFLDIFQSIHTGMVNSASIIFYIFIVGGSFGILRATGAIEGAVHSISSKIQGKEQLLIPVLMTFFALGGAMLGLAEETLPYITIMVPLVIMLGFDSMVGAAVVLLGTSAGFTAAFMNPFTVGVAQGIAQLPIFSGLGLRIIFFVIFLSVSILYVMRYARKIKENPEKSLVFQESRQIFSSLEKQEKVEFTGQHKAAFIVLFLSLVTLAFGVSKYGWFLTEIAGLFLIMGIAIGLVSKMSFSQMSESFIEGCQVLVLGALVVGVAHGILVVLQDGKIMDSILYSLASAVGSLPSQLSAIGMYLVQCLINYIVPSGSGQAALTMPIMAPLGDLVGVTRQTAVLAFQFGDGISNIFTPTSGYFMAGLALAGISWIKWVKWIWPLILIHYTLGAIFVSIAHLIGYQ
- a CDS encoding amidohydrolase, which codes for MDWSELERKMVDYRRHFHQYPEVSHEEVKTREFIKRELMLLGLTPFSFSGKDVAVDLQGTKSGKMVAIRADMDALQVEEETDLPFSSKNKGVMHACGHDGHMAILLGLVHFFVENRERWSGTIRFIFQHAEEAVPGGANDIVKNNGLEGVEAIFGYHLWQPLPTGTIGIRSGPVMAGADKFRIRIFGKGGHGSMPNETVDPTLLAAQAITQIHTIVSRSLHPLDQAVVSIGELKSGSTYNVIPDTAYLSGTVRQFSKKISKQIHERLDKILAGICLSYNGRYELDYSYGDSAVVNDEALCSLMKEKAVELFEEERVVDIDPLLGSEDFSCYTYDIPGMYTFIGVGKDDSPYGHHHPKFDIDETVFVPSVKLISGAVLDFLERSRCDANNISNNLRYSSTFH